A stretch of DNA from Candidatus Melainabacteria bacterium:
CCTGAGCCGGCTGTGACGGTAGCCGTAGGAAAAATAGATCAGCAGACCAAGCGGGCAACTGACCAGATACACCTGGCGCACCATCGGGTTCAGATAAAAGATCAAGACGACGCTGCAGGTAGCGACGACAAAGGCGGAGAGGTAATCGACCCAGGTCGAACCGGGCAATCGTAGCGAGCCCAAACCTACAGCGAGAAAGGCCACGAGTGTGCCCAGCACCATCATCTCGGAGATCTCCGCGAAAGGAACGACCGCGGCAAAAATGGCGCAAATGACGCCAGTGACAATGATTCCAAACTTGAGATCTTCGAACTTTTGCGGCAACATGCCATCTTCGGCCATGTTTCTGAAGATTCGTGGCGCGCCTTGAATCATCACAAAAACTACGTTGAAGAGCCCGATTACCGCTCCTATGGCAATCATCCTGGCGACAAAACCATGACCACTGGCAATCAAAACTTTCGCCAGAGGAGCAGCCGATTCATCGCCCGAAAACAGCGAATTTGGAATCATTACGCCGGTGGCACTTGCACTGAAACTTGGAGCGAGCCCGGTCAGAACAAGAAAGACAAGCAAGTAGAGAACGGCGACGCCAATCACACAGACGAAAGTGGCAATCTTCGTATCTCTCAAGCTCTTCGACTCGCGCGCAAAAGTGTATAGTGCATCGAAGCCGACGAATGGAAAGACGAAAAGCGCCGCTCCCTGCATGACTCCACTCCAGCCGACCGGCAAAAATGGACGCCAGTTTTCACTGTCCACAGAAGTTGCGCCGGCACCAATAAACAGAGTCAAAAGTGCCAATTTCAGAACTACCATGACAGCGTTTATCCAGGCCGGCTTACGTGTTCCTGCCACCACAAGCAGTGTCGTGACCGTCAATATGCAAGCAACGGCAATGATGTCTATGCCGAAACGTCCGCTTTTCGACCAGCCCGTCCAGAACTCCGGCAGACCGAATGTAAAAGCAGTGCGCAGATACTCGCTGAATCCAATCGCTACGGCAGCCGTGCCCATGAAATATTCAATGAACAGCCCCCACCCTACCACCCAGGCAACCAGCTCACCCAGTGTGTGAT
This window harbors:
- a CDS encoding amino acid permease: MNDLFSRLTATLPHQVSNAGSEFIHQERHLGWLLLALLGIGATIGAGIFVMPGRIASLAGPAGIISIAVTSIYFCAVGNRYERFSSFLPTGVSAYSYSYHTLGELVAWVVGWGLFIEYFMGTAAVAIGFSEYLRTAFTFGLPEFWTGWSKSGRFGIDIIAVACILTVTTLLVVAGTRKPAWINAVMVVLKLALLTLFIGAGATSVDSENWRPFLPVGWSGVMQGAALFVFPFVGFDALYTFARESKSLRDTKIATFVCVIGVAVLYLLVFLVLTGLAPSFSASATGVMIPNSLFSGDESAAPLAKVLIASGHGFVARMIAIGAVIGLFNVVFVMIQGAPRIFRNMAEDGMLPQKFEDLKFGIIVTGVICAIFAAVVPFAEISEMMVLGTLVAFLAVGLGSLRLPGSTWVDYLSAFVVATCSVVLIFYLNPMVRQVYLVSCPLGLLIYFSYGYRHSRLRNESA